Proteins from a single region of Juglans microcarpa x Juglans regia isolate MS1-56 chromosome 5S, Jm3101_v1.0, whole genome shotgun sequence:
- the LOC121267065 gene encoding cationic amino acid transporter 1-like has product MGIRSLINSENGSHIPKNSFQSWENYSQALLEIPWRLADRVTSKSHDQTEMVEVKARSGHEMKKTLNWWDLIWFGMGAVIGSGIFVLTGLETREHAGPAVVLSYVVSGVSALLSVFCYTEFAVEIPVAGGSFAYLRVELGDFVAFIAAGNILLEYVIGGAAVARSWTSYFATLCNYKANDFRILVHFLPEDYRKLDPVAVVVIVAICVLAVLSTKGSSRLNYIASIVHIIVIIFIIIAGLTKADVKNYTPFVPFDVRGIFQASAVLFFAYVGFDAVSTMAEETKNPARDIPIGLLGSMVVTTLVYCLLAVTLCLMQPYADVDADAPYSVAFQAVGLGWAKYIVAAGALKGMTSVLLVGAVGQARYLTHIARSHMLPQFLAKVDPRTGTPINATAVMLVPTAVIAFFTDLRVLANLLSVSTLFIFMLVAVALLVRRYYVSGVTKQLNCVVLVVCLGLILGSSIGTATYWGKSTDNRWHGYAITGPVWLIGTVGLWLLVPQARKPKLWGVPLVPWLPSASIAINVFLLGSIDKASFIRFGIWTAIILVYYLFFGLHFSYDKAKASGDQKIRMEDGAELKVVEEGADSSATGSASVGGS; this is encoded by the exons ATGGGAATAAGGTCCCTCATAAACTCGGAAAATGGTTCTCATATTCCCAAGAACTCATTCCAGAGTTGGGAAAACTATTCCCAAGCACTGTTGGAGATTCCATGGCGGTTGGCAGACAGGGTCACGAGCAAGTCCCATGACCAAACGGAGATGGTGGAGGTGAAGGCTCGGAGCGGGCATGAGATGAAGAAGACACTCAATTGGTGGGATCTTATTTGGTTCGGGATGGGTGCGGTTATCGGTTCGGGTATTTTCGTGCTAACGGGTCTTGAGACCAGGGAACATGCTGGACCTGCTGTGGTGTTGTCTTACGTTGTTTCTGGCGTCTCCGCCTTGCTTTCTGTTTTCTGTTACACCGAGTTTGCCGTGGAAATCCCTGTAGCAG GGGGTTCGTTTGCCTACCTAAGGGTAGAGCTCGGCGATTTTGTGGCCTTCATTGCCGCCGGCAACATCCTCCTCGAGTATGTGATCGGTGGAGCTGCTGTAGCACGTTCTTGGACCTCATATTTTGCCACTCTTTGCAACTACAAAGCCAATGATTTTCGTATCCTAGTCCATTTTCTCCCAGAGGACTACAGAAAGCTCGACCCCGTTGCCGTTGTTGTCATTGTCGCCATCTGTGTCCTCGCGGTCCTCAGCACCAAGGGCTCTTCCCGTCTCAATTACATCGCTTCAATTGTGCAtatcatcgtcatcatcttcatcatcattgcTGGCCTTACAAAAGCCGATGTCAAGAATTACACCCCATTTGTCCCTTTCGATGTTCGAGGCATCTTTCAGGCTTCGGCCGTGCTATTCTTCGCCTATGTTGGATTTGATGCCGTTTCAACCATGGCCGAGGAAACCAAGAACCCAGCTCGAGACATCCCCATAGGTCTTCTCGGCTCGATGGTGGTTACCACCTTGGTGTACTGTTTGCTAGCCGTGACACTCTGCCTCATGCAGCCGTACGCTGATGTTGATGCAGATGCTCCATATTCTGTTGCATTCCAAGCCGTGGGGCTGGGATGGGCCAAGTACATAGTTGCTGCCGGAGCACTGAAAGGCATGACAAGCGTTTTGCTAGTCGGAGCTGTCGGCCAGGCTCGGTATCTTACGCACATTGCGCGCAGCCACATGCTTCCCCAGTTTTTAGCCAAAGTCGATCCAAGGACAGGCACACCCATTAATGCCACGGCTGTCATGCTCGTCCCCACTGCTGTCATTGCCTTCTTCACAGATCTTCGCGTTCTCGCCAACCTCCTCTCAGTCTCCACGCTGTTCATCTTCATGCTCGTGGCTGTTGCACTTCTTGTCCGCCGCTATTATGTCAGTGGAGTGACAAAACAACTGAATTGTGTCGTGCTCGTTGTCTGTCTGGGGCTAATACTTGGGTCCTCGATCGGGACTGCTACTTATTGGGGCAAAAGTACTGATAATCGCTGGCATGGATACGCAATAACTGGGCCAGTTTGGCTTATCGGGACAGTGGGGCTTTGGCTTTTAGTTCCACAGGCAAGAAAACCAAAGCTTTGGGGTGTACCATTAGTTCCATGGCTGCCATCAGCATCGATTGCCATCaatgtttttcttcttggatCGATAGATAAAGCATCGTTCATAAGGTTTGGCATTTGGACTGCAATTATCTTGGTTTACTATTTGTTTTTCGGATTACATTTTTCATACGACAAGGCGAAGGCATCTGGGGATCAGAAGATCAGGATGGAGGATGGTGCAGAGTTGAAGGTGGTAGAAGAGGGCGCTGACTCTTCTGCTACAGGTTCTGCATCAGTTGGTGGCAGTTAA